One window of Aerococcus tenax genomic DNA carries:
- a CDS encoding alpha/beta fold hydrolase yields the protein MKTAKSIDNVLIHGLGQDSKSWADVKEHLKEENWTTYVPNLFELLNNGPYTYQNLYNQFESHINNYPGKVNLCGLSLGGLLALDYAKNYPNKVNSLILIGVPYKIPKLLMDIQAMVFRLMPKTTFEKLGLAKYEVISLIASTKDLNIATNLEKIECKTLLICGDKDQFNRKSSQRFHDGIKNSEFSLVNNSGHEVNVDNPKALAELISEFWKK from the coding sequence ATGAAGACAGCTAAAAGTATAGATAATGTTTTAATCCATGGCTTGGGTCAAGACAGTAAAAGTTGGGCTGACGTGAAAGAGCATTTGAAAGAAGAAAACTGGACCACTTATGTTCCCAATCTCTTTGAATTACTCAACAATGGACCCTATACTTACCAAAATCTTTATAATCAGTTTGAAAGTCACATCAATAATTATCCTGGCAAGGTCAACTTATGTGGCCTTTCTTTAGGAGGGCTGCTGGCTTTAGATTATGCCAAAAATTACCCTAACAAGGTCAATTCCTTAATTTTAATCGGGGTTCCCTACAAAATACCCAAATTACTCATGGACATCCAGGCAATGGTATTTAGACTCATGCCCAAAACTACTTTTGAAAAATTAGGTCTAGCCAAGTATGAAGTCATTAGCTTGATAGCCTCAACGAAAGATTTAAACATAGCTACAAATTTAGAAAAAATAGAATGTAAGACCTTATTAATTTGCGGAGACAAAGATCAATTTAATCGCAAGAGCAGCCAACGCTTTCATGATGGAATTAAAAATAGTGAATTCAGCCTGGTGAACAATTCAGGCCATGAAGTCAATGTCGACAATCCCAAAGCATTAGCTGAGCTGATTTCGGAATTTTGGAAGAAATAG
- a CDS encoding AbrB/MazE/SpoVT family DNA-binding domain-containing protein has protein sequence MANKLSARVIKMGNSQAISLSKTASELANLHIGDQLELKIENESIQVTKKDNHLKDKIRAFYKNGGLYEEELINYGNSDEEW, from the coding sequence ATGGCGAATAAATTATCCGCTCGCGTCATCAAAATGGGTAATAGTCAAGCAATTAGTTTAAGTAAAACTGCTTCCGAACTCGCAAACCTTCACATTGGTGATCAACTGGAATTAAAAATTGAAAATGAAAGTATCCAAGTCACCAAGAAAGACAATCATTTGAAAGATAAGATCAGAGCCTTCTACAAAAATGGAGGACTTTATGAAGAAGAATTGATTAATTATGGCAATTCAGATGAAGAATGGTAA
- a CDS encoding purple acid phosphatase family protein: MHWDDRIKKVGLLLTSIFVLGACAETNENSDNASADSAVEESVASGDNSSQESAKESKNSKEGEEAEEVDPVYGEENGLDLIELQDDKPEVAPVPVNNEPNRIATNLLEETTDAMGFNWYTTDKMPDAKVKVSKSEDMSDPVEFAAEATEVTSEYAERDKDGYYIYAAAKKDEDGNFIVDENGKPEEVEGYFTDEQITTDNTEWTSEGSSLGYLELQDVTEYSYKAEADDLEPDTQYYYQVGSDEGGYSKTGSFRTSGEKGEPFQFIHYTDTQNAYWNANVNNEAAYGADTLSHALEVAPDADFALHTGDFVEVAEVEDEWVDNLDMSQDQNLHLPHAYTPGNHDEYTVLGDEKDLTAFNEHTNVPITNDAMTGGSYYSYDYNGAHFVVLNTNDNKESEDNPEQGAIGKEQMEWAKQDIQAARDAGANWIILAYHKPIYSASYHALQDEDVQVTREEFAKLADELDVDVVLQGHDHNLTRTKSLVYTSDNFSYGEVEDTEKVEKDGVEYHVNPEGVTYIIPNTSGTKAYDAIYMKGADHVHKVRPKLDWMTEDDVELWNGLFDVAKQPDDSPKFDHKHENYRQSQNQNFAVYTVTEDEFLIEFYEMSGNLHEGEERTVELVDSYGIKKEK; the protein is encoded by the coding sequence ATGCATTGGGATGATCGTATCAAGAAAGTGGGGCTCTTGCTGACCTCGATTTTTGTCTTGGGGGCCTGCGCTGAAACGAATGAGAACAGCGATAATGCTTCGGCCGATAGTGCAGTCGAAGAGAGCGTGGCTTCAGGGGATAATAGTTCGCAAGAAAGCGCTAAGGAATCCAAAAATTCTAAAGAAGGTGAAGAGGCTGAGGAAGTTGACCCGGTCTATGGCGAAGAGAATGGCTTGGATTTAATTGAACTCCAAGACGACAAACCCGAAGTGGCGCCTGTTCCCGTTAATAATGAACCTAACCGGATTGCCACCAACCTCCTGGAAGAAACCACGGATGCCATGGGTTTTAACTGGTATACCACCGACAAAATGCCAGATGCCAAGGTGAAAGTATCCAAGTCTGAAGATATGTCCGATCCAGTTGAATTCGCTGCAGAAGCGACCGAAGTGACTTCTGAATACGCTGAGCGCGACAAGGATGGCTACTATATTTATGCGGCGGCGAAAAAAGATGAAGACGGCAATTTCATTGTCGATGAGAACGGTAAACCGGAAGAAGTTGAAGGTTACTTCACCGACGAACAAATCACAACCGACAATACCGAATGGACTTCTGAAGGGAGCTCCTTAGGTTATTTGGAACTCCAAGATGTGACCGAATACTCCTACAAGGCCGAAGCGGATGACCTTGAGCCCGACACCCAATATTACTACCAAGTGGGTTCTGACGAGGGCGGCTATTCTAAGACTGGATCCTTTAGAACCTCTGGTGAAAAGGGCGAGCCTTTCCAATTCATCCACTATACCGATACCCAAAATGCTTACTGGAATGCCAATGTTAATAACGAGGCGGCTTACGGGGCAGACACCCTTTCCCATGCTTTAGAAGTGGCTCCTGACGCTGACTTTGCCCTCCATACCGGGGACTTTGTAGAAGTGGCCGAAGTGGAAGATGAGTGGGTAGACAACTTGGACATGTCCCAAGACCAAAACCTCCACTTACCCCATGCCTACACCCCAGGTAACCACGATGAATACACGGTTCTAGGGGACGAAAAGGACTTAACTGCCTTCAACGAACATACCAATGTGCCAATTACTAACGATGCTATGACCGGGGGCTCCTACTATTCCTACGACTACAACGGCGCTCACTTTGTGGTCCTAAACACCAATGACAACAAGGAATCGGAAGATAATCCTGAACAAGGCGCCATTGGTAAGGAACAGATGGAATGGGCCAAGCAAGATATCCAAGCAGCTCGTGATGCAGGAGCTAACTGGATCATCCTAGCCTACCATAAACCCATCTACTCAGCTTCCTACCACGCTCTTCAAGATGAGGATGTGCAAGTGACCCGGGAAGAATTCGCTAAATTAGCGGACGAACTCGATGTCGATGTGGTTCTCCAAGGTCACGACCACAACTTAACCCGGACCAAGTCTTTGGTTTACACCTCCGATAACTTCTCTTACGGGGAAGTTGAAGACACCGAAAAAGTCGAAAAAGATGGGGTAGAATACCACGTGAACCCAGAAGGCGTCACCTACATTATCCCGAATACCTCAGGGACCAAGGCTTATGACGCCATCTATATGAAGGGTGCTGACCATGTCCACAAGGTTCGTCCTAAATTAGATTGGATGACTGAAGACGATGTGGAACTTTGGAACGGTCTCTTCGATGTGGCTAAGCAACCCGATGACTCACCAAAATTCGACCACAAACACGAAAACTACCGTCAATCTCAAAATCAAAACTTCGCGGTTTATACCGTCACCGAAGATGAATTCTTAATTGAATTCTATGAAATGAGCGGAAACCTTCATGAAGGGGAAGAACGGACCGTTGAATTAGTTGACTCTTACGGGATTAAGAAAGAGAAGTAG
- a CDS encoding PadR family transcriptional regulator — MNSQLKKGVLEMLVLQQLRERDCYGYELVQEISEHIAISEGTIYPLLRRLNKEALVTTYLKESESGPPRKYYKISSQGLATLQKQIAEWQTFVQRVNAILEGG; from the coding sequence GTGAACAGTCAATTAAAAAAAGGCGTCCTAGAGATGCTGGTCCTCCAGCAGTTACGAGAGCGGGATTGCTACGGCTATGAATTGGTCCAAGAAATCTCTGAACATATTGCGATTTCTGAAGGCACCATCTACCCACTCCTACGCCGCCTCAACAAAGAAGCCCTGGTAACAACTTATCTGAAGGAATCCGAATCAGGTCCGCCCCGGAAGTACTACAAAATTTCCAGCCAGGGTTTGGCCACGCTCCAAAAACAGATCGCGGAATGGCAAACTTTCGTCCAAAGAGTCAATGCCATCCTTGAAGGAGGTTAG
- a CDS encoding DUF1700 domain-containing protein, with protein MKKEEFIDLLRFYLHKLPNSVINDILSDYQEHFQIAMNQGKSEEEICQELGSPKQIAKEYLDNERVFIDERPPKEPTSHKTRRNLLIALLVIVCLPLILGVLLGLGGGFLGLLTGFLALVFTIFVVAITLLASLVNPQAFISGPIQLGLLNELHPLTKVFAVIFCFCIAIIIIYLVFRLIKGCWNLIKKTWYAIQWRRKRGDY; from the coding sequence ATGAAAAAAGAAGAATTTATTGACTTACTACGTTTCTACTTACATAAACTGCCCAATTCAGTCATTAATGATATTCTGAGTGACTACCAGGAACATTTCCAAATCGCTATGAATCAAGGCAAGTCGGAAGAAGAAATCTGCCAGGAACTGGGCAGTCCCAAGCAAATCGCCAAGGAATACTTAGACAATGAGCGGGTCTTTATCGATGAACGTCCACCAAAAGAGCCCACTAGCCACAAGACCCGGCGCAATCTCTTAATCGCCCTCTTGGTGATCGTCTGCCTGCCCTTGATTTTAGGTGTACTCTTAGGTCTAGGCGGAGGGTTCCTGGGACTACTCACCGGCTTTCTGGCCCTGGTTTTTACCATTTTTGTGGTCGCTATCACCCTGCTAGCCAGCCTAGTTAACCCCCAAGCCTTTATCAGTGGACCCATCCAACTGGGCTTATTGAATGAGCTCCATCCCTTAACCAAGGTTTTTGCGGTAATCTTCTGCTTCTGTATAGCGATCATTATCATCTACCTAGTCTTTAGGCTGATTAAGGGCTGCTGGAATCTGATCAAGAAAACGTGGTATGCCATTCAATGGCGGCGCAAACGAGGTGATTACTAA
- a CDS encoding 2-hydroxymuconate tautomerase has protein sequence MPVVNIQLIEGRSQEVKAAIAKEITESISKHAKTPKDHVHVIFNDMKKGDYYNNN, from the coding sequence ATGCCAGTTGTAAACATTCAACTTATCGAAGGACGGTCCCAGGAAGTCAAGGCGGCCATTGCTAAGGAAATCACTGAAAGTATCTCTAAGCACGCCAAGACTCCTAAAGACCATGTCCACGTGATCTTCAACGATATGAAAAAAGGCGACTACTACAACAATAATTAA
- the rihC gene encoding ribonucleoside hydrolase RihC has product MVRKVIFDTDPGIDDAIATAILLNSDQVQVELITAVGGNVALEKTSTNALKLVNFFEKDIPVAAGNHGPLLTEFTDASEVHGESGMDGYDFPDPDKSQLLEEHAVLAMRKVLMESDEKVTIVAVGPQTNVALLLTMYPEVKDKIEEIIIMGGSFTRGNKHVMDEFNIGTDPEAAQMVLQSSVKTVMVGLDIGYIATIGLEEAAELAEKTETGKMIHSMLQHYRSAQTNQEWEMYDPTAIAYLLEPEMFEEVECNVEVELGSPLTYGQTVVDLDHKTDRPVNCVVPTTIDRNRFKEWFKESILKCK; this is encoded by the coding sequence ATGGTAAGAAAAGTCATTTTTGATACAGACCCCGGAATTGATGACGCGATTGCGACTGCTATTCTCTTGAATTCGGACCAGGTCCAAGTGGAATTGATTACAGCTGTGGGTGGGAACGTGGCCTTAGAAAAGACCTCCACCAATGCCTTAAAATTAGTCAACTTCTTTGAAAAAGATATCCCCGTGGCTGCTGGTAACCACGGACCGCTCTTAACCGAGTTTACCGATGCTTCTGAAGTCCACGGCGAATCTGGTATGGACGGTTACGACTTCCCTGACCCGGACAAGAGTCAACTGTTAGAAGAACACGCCGTTCTCGCCATGCGCAAGGTCTTAATGGAAAGCGATGAAAAAGTTACTATCGTGGCAGTTGGCCCGCAAACCAATGTGGCCCTGCTCTTGACCATGTATCCAGAAGTCAAAGACAAGATCGAAGAGATTATCATCATGGGTGGGTCTTTCACTCGGGGCAACAAGCATGTTATGGACGAATTTAACATCGGAACTGACCCTGAAGCTGCCCAAATGGTGCTCCAATCCTCAGTCAAGACCGTGATGGTAGGTTTAGATATCGGTTATATTGCTACCATTGGTCTGGAAGAAGCTGCAGAATTGGCGGAGAAAACCGAAACCGGGAAGATGATCCATTCCATGCTCCAACACTACCGGTCAGCCCAAACCAACCAAGAATGGGAAATGTACGACCCAACCGCCATCGCTTACCTCTTGGAACCCGAAATGTTTGAAGAAGTGGAATGTAATGTCGAAGTGGAACTCGGTAGTCCCTTAACCTACGGCCAAACCGTCGTTGACCTCGACCACAAAACCGACCGCCCCGTAAACTGCGTCGTTCCAACCACCATCGACCGCAACCGCTTCAAAGAATGGTTCAAGGAAAGCATCTTGAAATGTAAATAG
- a CDS encoding NupC/NupG family nucleoside CNT transporter encodes MSIVQGLVGLLVIFGLCYFLSFDRKQIKYKNVAIMLVAEVVLALVLFRTSLGLTILNGIASGMDWLMAQGIEGVNFVFGGIQLTADGFVFFLHVLAPLVFITALIGVLNWLGVLPFVVKWVGFGINKLTGAGELESYFPIASTVFGTPTNYLSVVDQVRRASEKQLFTLAVIPMSVVTVSMLAAYMKLVKPQYVVVGVLMQLLSALAVSVIVNPYNDKEEIAKGTQAYQEREGIEGDQAEEAQGEKEREPFFSMLSDYMVTGWNTAVIVAVMLIGFVALISMLNSLFEGLINISFTELVGYVFSPFAFLMGVPKEDMVQAGSVMAQKVLANEVVAMTSLSALEGLSEKTAAIMGTYCMSFANFGTLGMVIGGVKAIDAHQGNVVAKYSLKIVLVSTLASMVTATIVGFLF; translated from the coding sequence ATGAGTATTGTACAAGGCCTTGTGGGTCTACTGGTCATTTTTGGCTTGTGTTATTTCCTGTCCTTCGACCGGAAGCAGATTAAGTATAAAAATGTGGCCATTATGTTAGTTGCTGAAGTGGTCTTGGCCTTAGTCCTGTTTCGAACCAGCCTGGGTTTAACTATCCTGAACGGGATTGCTAGTGGGATGGACTGGCTGATGGCCCAAGGGATTGAAGGGGTTAACTTCGTCTTTGGCGGAATTCAATTGACCGCTGACGGTTTTGTCTTCTTCCTCCACGTCCTCGCGCCCCTAGTCTTTATTACCGCCTTGATCGGGGTTTTAAACTGGCTGGGCGTCCTGCCCTTTGTAGTCAAGTGGGTTGGTTTTGGCATCAACAAACTGACCGGGGCTGGGGAATTGGAATCCTACTTCCCCATTGCCTCTACCGTCTTTGGGACGCCGACTAACTATTTATCGGTGGTCGACCAAGTCAGACGAGCTAGTGAGAAGCAATTATTTACCCTGGCTGTTATTCCCATGTCCGTGGTCACGGTCTCCATGCTGGCGGCCTATATGAAATTAGTCAAACCCCAATACGTGGTGGTCGGGGTCCTCATGCAACTCCTGTCGGCCTTAGCGGTTTCTGTGATCGTTAACCCCTATAATGACAAGGAAGAGATTGCCAAAGGTACCCAGGCCTACCAGGAACGGGAAGGCATTGAAGGCGACCAAGCTGAGGAAGCTCAAGGAGAAAAGGAAAGAGAACCCTTCTTCTCTATGCTGAGTGACTACATGGTAACCGGATGGAATACGGCCGTGATCGTGGCTGTTATGCTGATTGGTTTCGTGGCTTTGATTTCCATGTTGAACAGTCTCTTTGAAGGGCTGATCAATATTTCCTTTACCGAGTTGGTCGGCTATGTCTTTTCGCCATTCGCTTTCTTGATGGGCGTTCCTAAAGAAGACATGGTCCAAGCCGGTTCAGTCATGGCCCAAAAAGTCCTAGCCAACGAAGTTGTGGCCATGACTTCTCTCTCGGCCCTAGAAGGTTTAAGTGAAAAAACCGCCGCCATTATGGGGACCTACTGCATGAGTTTCGCTAACTTCGGTACCCTAGGCATGGTCATCGGCGGCGTCAAAGCCATCGACGCCCACCAAGGTAACGTTGTGGCCAAGTATTCGCTAAAAATCGTCCTCGTCTCCACCCTGGCTTCCATGGTTACCGCGACTATCGTTGGATTTTTATTCTAG